In the genome of Chrysemys picta bellii isolate R12L10 chromosome 17, ASM1138683v2, whole genome shotgun sequence, one region contains:
- the LOC101933588 gene encoding galactoside alpha-(1,2)-fucosyltransferase 2-like has protein sequence MKLMDIWVSCRPSLFITLCLLVILMASALLCLDSQFPILGWRNPSLNNPGQSLSASSKERGMWTVNSAGRLGNQMGEYATLYALAKMNGHQAYILPEMHRQLAPLFRITLPVLSRFRASRIPWKDYELHDWMSEEYRHIEGKYVWLTGYPCSWTFYHHLRQEILQEFSFHDHVKEEANRYLAGLRGQRQNVTYVGVHVRRGDYVQVMAEHWKGVVADKAYLEKAMGYFRAKYQEPVFVVTSNGMEWCRENIEASRGDVYFSGDGKESSPGKDFALLAHCNHTIMTIGTFGIWAGYLVGGETIYLANYTLPDSPFLEIFKPAAAFLPEWIGINADLSPLRSGNSG, from the coding sequence ATGAAGCTAATGGACATCTGGGTCTCTTGCCGGCCATCCCTCTTCATCACCCTTTGCCTGCTGGTTATCCTGATGGCCTCTGCCTTATTATGCCTGGACAGCCAGTTCCCCATCCTGGGGTGGAGGAACCCCTCGCTCAATAACCCAGGGCAGAGTCTATCTGCCTCCTCCAAGGAGCGGGGCATGTGGACCGTTAACTCTGCCGGGCGTCTCGGGAACCAGATGGGGGAATACGCCACCCTCTACGCCCTGGCCAAGATGAACGGACACCAGGCCTACATCCTCCCGGAGATGCACCGGCAGCTGGCGCCGCTCTTCCGCATCACCCTGCCCGTGCTCTCCAGATTCAGGGCTTCGAGGATCCCATGGAAGGACTACGAACTCCATGACTGGATGTCGGAGGAGTACAGGCACATCGAGGGGAAATACGTCTGGCTTACGGGCTACCCCTGCTCCTGGACCTTCTACCACCACCTCCGGCAGGAGATCCTCCAGGAATTCTCCTTCCACGACCACGTCAAGGAGGAGGCCAACCGGTACCTGGCCGGGCTGCGTGGGCAGCGCCAGAATGTGACCTACGTGGGCGTCCACGTCCGGAGGGGGGATTACGTCCAGGTGATGGCCGAGCACTGGAAGGGGGTGGTGGCGGACAAGGCCTACTTGGAGAAGGCCATGGGCTACTTCCGGGCCAAGTACCAGGAGCCGGTCTTCGTGGTGACCAGCAACGGGATGGAGTGGTGCCGGGAGAACATCGAAGCCTCGCGTGGGGACGTGTATTTCTCGGGGGACGGGAAGGAGTCGTCGCCGGGGAAGGACTTTGCTCTCTTGGCCCATTGCAACCATACGATCATGACCATCGGGACCTTCGGCATCTGGGCCGGTTACCTGGTCGGTGGGGAGACCATCTACTTGGCCAACTACACCCTGCCCGATTCCCCCTTCCTTGAGATCTTCAAGCCTGCGGCCGCCTTCCTCCCCGAGTGGATCGGGATCAATGCCGATCTCTCCCCACTGCGGAGTGGGAATTCTGGCTAA